In Thermus islandicus DSM 21543, a single genomic region encodes these proteins:
- the tmk gene encoding dTMP kinase, with the protein MPGLFLTLEGLDGAGKTTQAGRLAAFLEARGLPVLLTREPGGGLPGVRELVLKEALSPEAEYLLLSADRAEHVRKVLLPGLRRGQAVVSDRYLDSSLAYQGFGRGLPLPWLLEVAKGATLGLKPRLTFLLDLPPELALARVKDPDRLERLGPAFFQKVREGYLALAQAEPERFVVLDATRPEEEVARAIQAHLLPLLP; encoded by the coding sequence ATGCCGGGGCTCTTCCTCACCCTCGAGGGCCTGGACGGGGCGGGCAAGACCACGCAGGCCGGGCGCCTCGCCGCCTTCCTGGAGGCCCGGGGGCTTCCCGTCCTCCTCACCCGGGAACCCGGCGGGGGGCTTCCTGGGGTGCGGGAGCTGGTCCTCAAGGAGGCCCTCTCCCCCGAGGCGGAGTACCTCCTCCTGAGCGCGGACCGGGCAGAGCACGTGCGGAAGGTCCTCCTTCCCGGGCTAAGGCGGGGCCAGGCCGTGGTCTCGGACCGCTACCTGGACTCTAGCCTCGCCTACCAGGGCTTCGGCCGCGGCCTCCCCCTCCCCTGGCTTCTGGAGGTGGCCAAGGGGGCCACCCTGGGCCTCAAGCCCCGCCTCACCTTTCTCCTGGACCTTCCCCCCGAGCTCGCCCTCGCCCGGGTCAAGGACCCCGACCGCCTGGAGAGGCTTGGCCCCGCCTTTTTTCAGAAGGTCCGGGAGGGCTACCTGGCCCTCGCCCAGGCGGAGCCCGAGCGCTTCGTGGTCCTGGACGCTACCCGCCCGGAGGAGGAGGTGGCGCGGGCCATCCAGGCCCACCTCCTGCCCCTTCTGCCATAA